The sequence ATTTACCCGCATTAGTATAGCCAACTAATGAAACCGTAGGCTGTTCACTGCGACGTCTTGCCCTTCGGCTCTGCTCTCTCTGTTTATCTACCTTTGCCAGACGCTTATTGATGGTACTCATTCTGCCACGGAGTAGACGTCTATCAGTCTCGAGCTGGGTCTCCCCAGGTCCTCTCATGCCAATACCACCTTTCTGGCGTTCCAGATGAGTCCAACCCCGTATGAGACGAGTCGACATATGGCGTAACTGCGCTAGCTCCACCTGCAACTTACCTTCATAGGTTCGTGCTCTCTGGGCAAAGATATCTAAAATGAGCGCTGTACGATCTAAGACCCTACATTGGCAAATCATCTCAATATTTCTTTCTTGAGCGGGACTCAGTGCATGATTAAAAATCACCACATTTGCTTCAGTCCCAGCGACCAAAGCCGCTAGCTCATCGGCCTTTCCCGAACCCAGAAAAAACTTTCTGTCCGGTGAACGGCGACTCGCAGTGATCACACCGACCTGTTGAGCACCAGCTGACTCGACTAGGAGCTGTAGTTCGACTAAGTCTTCCCTACGGTCTTCATCAGCAAAGTCAATATGCACAAGAACGGCACTCTCACCCGCTTCATAACGATCAAACAAAAAGCGTACTCCTCAACAACTACTCGCTCGCCTCATCCTGCTGACCATTAAAGCCTGCAGCCTGAGTTGGTGTAGCGTGATGGTTGCTTACATTGAATGGACGCGCTGGCACTACCGTAGAGATAGCATGCTTATATACCATTTGGCTAACCGTGTTTTTAAGCAAGATAACAAATTGGTCAAATGACTCAACCTGTCCTTGTAACTTAATACCATTAACAAGATAAATTGATACAGGAACGCGCTCACGGCGAAGTGCGTTCAAAAATGGGTCTTGTAAAGATTGCCCCTTTGCCATTTTATAATTTCCTTTTTATTAATAATAAGTAGTAAAACTAATACAACATAACTTTCTTGTTTGGATTTAGTATTATATAGCGAGGATGAATTAGCTAGCGACAATGTCGCAATACACTAGTTAGATTTGAATCTAAGCCAGTTTCCAGCCAATTTAACTCTGACCACCCTCTCAACCATGTTAATTGACGCTTAGCTAATTGCCTAGTAGCAATTATCCCCTTATCGACCATAGTATTATAATCATATTCACCATCTAGGTGCTGCCAGCACTGTCGATAACCTACACACCTCATAGAGGGAAGCTCTAAATGCAGGTCATTTCGCTGCCTAAGGGTCTGAACTTCCTTCACGAAACCTTGATTTAACATCAATTTGAATCTTTCTTCTATAGAAAGATGTAACACTTTTCGATCTTTCGGTGAAATTGCAAATTGAATAACCTCATAAGGCAAAGGTGGAGACTTTATTTGCGTCAACTGGGTTAAACTTTTACCACTGATCCGAAAGACCTCTAACGCCCTGGATAACCGTTGAGGATCATTAGGATGAATACGTTCGGCCGAAACAGGATCGACTCGCTTCAATTCGTCATGCAAGTGTTGCCATCCATGGATCTGAGCTTCGCTGGCAATCTCACTCCTGATGGCTTCATCTGCTGCCGGTAAAGGAGATAATCCCTCTAACAGAGCCTTAAAATAAAGCATGGTGCCCCCGACAAGCAAGGGCGTTTTACCTGACTTTACAATATCCGCAATCTCTCTGAGTGCATCGGTTCTAAAATCTGCCGCTGAGTAACTCTCCAAAGGGTCCCGTATATCGATCAATCTGTGCGGTGCTACCCCAAGCTCTGCCGCCGTTGGCTTGGCACTACCTATATCCATACCACGATAGATAAGTGCAGAGTCGACGGAAATGATTTCACAATTATGCTCTTTGACCAGCTCAATCGCTAACGCCGTTTTCCCTGAGGCCGTCGGTCCCATTAGGGTAATAATTTTCGGTAAACTCGCTTCAGTCACTCGTTTATGCTTCCAACGTTCCAATGTTTAACAAAATAGATAGAATCATTTAATGTTCTTTTTCAACCAGTCTTTCCAAGGCAAGTTGATGACGTCGGCCATCAACTCCTCTCTCATACTGTGTTCCGCTTGCATCAAGTCTTGCCAGATCGTAATCGGCGATTCGAGTTTCATATCAGCATATTTGCTAATCCAGCTTGCCAACGCCTCTAAGCCCGGCTCTTCAAAACGCATCCATTGCAATAATTCGGGGATCACGCTCACCAACTGGCTCTGTCTTAAATATGGGGGCACTTTCTTTATTATCAACTGCCCGAGACGAATTGTTAGCTCAATTCCTATCTTCCTTAGCACTAACTCTCTGAGCTCAATCGTCTCCTTCCAATCTTCGTCCATAGGAATAGAGACCGGCATCAAGAGTGGCTGACTGATTAAACCCACTTCGAGTTTATTCAGAATATTTACTTGTAAGAGCTTACGGGTAATTTTTTCTATGGTGAGAAGGCTCAAACTATCGCCTTGGCTTAATACCCAATACTTTTCCGATAATACCATCGGCATGTTTTGCTGCTCTGTGGCAAGCTCACTACTCTCCTTACGCGGAACCACTGGAGTAGTCAATAAGGCCCCGTAAGAAGCGATAGCCGCAGCCGAAGGCAATTCAGCTTGTGGACGTGTTGCGGAATTATGCCTTAAACTACTTTCACCCCTTGAATAGGATGAAGACGATGTCATCGAATACTCAGGCTGATTGCCTACAGAGCTTGTATCAGAACCTCTGTCGAAAGAAAGATGAGCAGCTGTGTCAGTCTTGAATTTGCCTAGTTCGGCCCCCTCAGGCTCCCGCACAGCTCCCCGATATGAGCTTGTTGGAACTTCTCGATTGCTTTGCTCTTCAGTAGTAAATACTGGTTTGCCGACTTGTGAGAGCGCCGATTGCAGTGCCTGTAAAATATAATCATGGACATAGCGGCTCTGATGAAATCTCACTTCATGCTTAGCTGGATGTACATTGACATCGACTTGATGAGGATCGAGTTCGAGCATCAAGACATAGCTAGCCTGGGTTCCGGTAACATGCTCGGCGAAAGCCTGCCTAACGGCATGATTAACAAGTCTGTCGCGAACCAGTCTGCCATTTACATAGAAGTATTGGGTGTCGCTGGCCGGCCCTTCGAAATAGGGCGACTGTATATAGCCACTCAATTTCAAGCCTTCATGTTCACATTGAACCTGTAGAGCCTGCTGCGCAAACTTCTTGCCACTAATTTGAGCAAGACGTTGCAAATATTGATCTGAGGTTTTTGCCGGTCGATAATTTCTAACCACTTTGCCGTTGTTTTTAAGTGTGAAGTGTATTTCTCGCCTCACTAATGCAATGCGTTTGAGCCACTCATCTATGTGAGTAAACTCGGTTTTATCGCTTTTGAGAAAACGTCTTCGGGCGGGAGTATTAAAAAATAAATCCACCGCCTCGACAGTTGAACCTACCGGATGGGCCGCAGGGATCACCTTAACCGCCATATCTGAACCTTCGGCATAGGCCTGCCAAGCTTCACTCTGCTCCGCCGTTCGTGAGGTGAGAGTCAATCTGGAAACAGAACTAATACTCGCCAAAGCTTCACCACGGAAACCAAAACTCAAGATAGCATCGAGATCATCTAAGGTACTGAGTTTAGAAGTGGCATGTCTAGACAGAGCCAGACTTAGCTCATTTTTTGGAATACCAGAGCCATTGTCATGAATTTTAATCAGTTTACTACCACCCTTCTCGATCTCGATATCGACTCGGGTCGCACCAGCATCTATACTGTTTTCAACTAACTCTTTGATGACTGAAGCCGGTCTTTCGACAACTTCACCCGCCGCTATTTGGTTAGCTAACTGAGGTGGTAAAATCTGAATTGTCATAATTTTTAGCTCTCAAAATCAGGCCAGGGAATACAGTTACTTTAGACACACTATGCTCTTGGAATAACTAACTTCTGACCGATCCGAATATTGTTTGACTTGAGATTATTGGCTTTCTTAATACTCGTTACAGACACTTGGTACCTGTGGGCTATCACAGAAAGGGACTCCCCCTTCCGAACGCTATGCTTTCGAGAACCTTTATTTGCCATCAAAGAATTAACCGGCGGATTACTCTCAAAATATTTAAGCACACCTTTGTGTACAGCCTTAGCAATATTATTCTGATGCTCTCTTTGAGACAACAACCTCTCTTCTTGATGATTAGAGATAAAGCCAGTTTCAACTAATATGGAAGGGATATCGGGTGATTTTAATACTGCGAAGCTCGCCGATTCTGGCTTGTGCTTATGCAATTTGGTTACTTTACCTAAGTTAGAAAGCACATCGTCGGCTATGTTATGGCTAATAGCCATAGATCTATCCATAGACATATCCAACAAGGTCATAGCCAAATATTGTTCATTATCAGTGTTTTGGATAATCTCACCAGCACCGCCCAAGAGCTCTGAATGCTTCTCTTTATGCTCTAACCAGCGACCAATCTCACTGTTAGCACGCCTCATAGACAAGACCCAAACTGATGCCCCCCTAGGTTGGGGAGAGGTAAATGCATCAGCATGAATAGAAACCAGAAGATCGGCTTTACTATTTCTGGCAATCTCAGAGCGTTTATTCAGATTCACAAAATAATCGCCGGTGCGGGTCATCACAGCTCTCATGCCTGGCGTTGCGTTGATTTTAGCTTCGACTTTTTTGGCGATCTCTAAAACTACTTTTTTCTCATAGATACCCGATGGCCCGATAGATCCGGGATCGTCACCCCCATGACCAGCATCGATAGCAACAACAACATCTCTTAATTTCTGTGTTGGTTTACTCGGTTGGCTTACGGTACTAGAAGAGCGGCTGTCATCTAGGTCTACGACTAAGCGGTTTCCATAAGGAGCCGTTGGCGGCAGTGAAAACAGGTTAGCTTTAACGGGCTTAACCAAATCGATAACTAGACGTAAAGTACCTTTAGAGGGGGGTTTACTTATCCTCACCCTCTTAACTAATTTACTGTTATTAGCTAATTTACTTAGATTTAATGAAGTACTAGCCCCTTTTAAGTCAACCACTAATCGA is a genomic window of Shewanella psychrophila containing:
- the mutL gene encoding DNA mismatch repair endonuclease MutL, translated to MTIQILPPQLANQIAAGEVVERPASVIKELVENSIDAGATRVDIEIEKGGSKLIKIHDNGSGIPKNELSLALSRHATSKLSTLDDLDAILSFGFRGEALASISSVSRLTLTSRTAEQSEAWQAYAEGSDMAVKVIPAAHPVGSTVEAVDLFFNTPARRRFLKSDKTEFTHIDEWLKRIALVRREIHFTLKNNGKVVRNYRPAKTSDQYLQRLAQISGKKFAQQALQVQCEHEGLKLSGYIQSPYFEGPASDTQYFYVNGRLVRDRLVNHAVRQAFAEHVTGTQASYVLMLELDPHQVDVNVHPAKHEVRFHQSRYVHDYILQALQSALSQVGKPVFTTEEQSNREVPTSSYRGAVREPEGAELGKFKTDTAAHLSFDRGSDTSSVGNQPEYSMTSSSSYSRGESSLRHNSATRPQAELPSAAAIASYGALLTTPVVPRKESSELATEQQNMPMVLSEKYWVLSQGDSLSLLTIEKITRKLLQVNILNKLEVGLISQPLLMPVSIPMDEDWKETIELRELVLRKIGIELTIRLGQLIIKKVPPYLRQSQLVSVIPELLQWMRFEEPGLEALASWISKYADMKLESPITIWQDLMQAEHSMREELMADVINLPWKDWLKKNIK
- the miaA gene encoding tRNA (adenosine(37)-N6)-dimethylallyltransferase MiaA encodes the protein MTEASLPKIITLMGPTASGKTALAIELVKEHNCEIISVDSALIYRGMDIGSAKPTAAELGVAPHRLIDIRDPLESYSAADFRTDALREIADIVKSGKTPLLVGGTMLYFKALLEGLSPLPAADEAIRSEIASEAQIHGWQHLHDELKRVDPVSAERIHPNDPQRLSRALEVFRISGKSLTQLTQIKSPPLPYEVIQFAISPKDRKVLHLSIEERFKLMLNQGFVKEVQTLRQRNDLHLELPSMRCVGYRQCWQHLDGEYDYNTMVDKGIIATRQLAKRQLTWLRGWSELNWLETGLDSNLTSVLRHCR
- the hfq gene encoding RNA chaperone Hfq, whose amino-acid sequence is MAKGQSLQDPFLNALRRERVPVSIYLVNGIKLQGQVESFDQFVILLKNTVSQMVYKHAISTVVPARPFNVSNHHATPTQAAGFNGQQDEASE
- a CDS encoding N-acetylmuramoyl-L-alanine amidase encodes the protein MIKIENFLKAILVALALSTSFVVHSANKLDGVRIWAAPESTRIVFDLSHAPKYTHFGLTGPYRLVVDLKGASTSLNLSKLANNSKLVKRVRISKPPSKGTLRLVIDLVKPVKANLFSLPPTAPYGNRLVVDLDDSRSSSTVSQPSKPTQKLRDVVVAIDAGHGGDDPGSIGPSGIYEKKVVLEIAKKVEAKINATPGMRAVMTRTGDYFVNLNKRSEIARNSKADLLVSIHADAFTSPQPRGASVWVLSMRRANSEIGRWLEHKEKHSELLGGAGEIIQNTDNEQYLAMTLLDMSMDRSMAISHNIADDVLSNLGKVTKLHKHKPESASFAVLKSPDIPSILVETGFISNHQEERLLSQREHQNNIAKAVHKGVLKYFESNPPVNSLMANKGSRKHSVRKGESLSVIAHRYQVSVTSIKKANNLKSNNIRIGQKLVIPRA